One Amycolatopsis sp. NBC_00355 genomic window carries:
- a CDS encoding deoxyguanosinetriphosphate triphosphohydrolase family protein, with amino-acid sequence MEVDPYRTPYQRDRDRVLYSSAFRRLSGVAQVAAVNEQRVLHNRLTHSLKVAQLGRRLVQHLKHDRSGKSRDLWRAAGVNADVVETAGLVHDIGHPPFGHISEPVLNACLRRVEGLEGFEGNAQSFRIVTKLARRRTDHPGLDLTRATLDAMLKYPRTRSASEDNPFDVPTWTDRGFGGKWGTYRSELMDFRWARKRARGDRRSANAVLMDWADDITYATHDIEDYFWAGLIPLHNLHSDRDGIFKHACRRLGGLQDFDPARFAGELDRVIDRFEKSISSSCWDTRRNRSAMNEITTENLGECVRAVSFAAEAPFVTVDPQCQYLVEALKELTWYYVIDRPSLAVMQEGQKHIIQSLYDRLSDCLSESPKSPRLPIQLRSLYRDLGHDEEFTAFSGGSDVRRARAVVDYICVLTEAQAVDLDERLSGRSHSSMFGAWFS; translated from the coding sequence GTGGAAGTCGATCCGTACCGAACGCCCTATCAGCGAGACCGCGACCGAGTGCTGTACTCCTCGGCATTCCGGCGCCTGTCCGGCGTCGCCCAGGTCGCCGCGGTGAACGAACAACGGGTTCTGCACAACCGCCTCACACACAGCCTGAAGGTGGCCCAACTGGGCCGTCGGCTGGTCCAGCACCTCAAACACGATAGGTCCGGGAAGTCACGTGATCTGTGGCGGGCGGCGGGCGTGAACGCGGATGTCGTGGAAACCGCCGGTCTCGTGCACGACATCGGCCATCCACCGTTCGGTCACATCTCGGAACCGGTCCTGAACGCGTGCTTGCGCCGGGTCGAAGGCCTCGAAGGGTTCGAGGGAAACGCCCAGTCCTTTCGCATAGTCACGAAGCTCGCCCGGCGGCGAACTGATCACCCGGGACTCGACCTCACCCGAGCCACGCTCGACGCGATGCTCAAGTACCCCCGAACACGGTCGGCGTCCGAGGACAATCCCTTCGACGTGCCGACGTGGACGGATCGTGGGTTCGGAGGCAAGTGGGGTACGTACCGGAGCGAGCTCATGGACTTCCGCTGGGCCCGGAAACGAGCTCGAGGTGACCGCAGGTCCGCCAACGCCGTTCTCATGGACTGGGCGGACGACATCACGTACGCGACCCACGACATCGAAGACTACTTCTGGGCCGGCCTGATCCCGTTGCACAACCTCCACAGTGACCGGGACGGGATTTTCAAGCATGCCTGCCGTCGGCTCGGTGGCCTGCAGGACTTCGATCCGGCGCGGTTCGCAGGAGAGCTGGACCGGGTCATCGACCGGTTCGAGAAAAGCATCTCTTCTTCCTGCTGGGACACCCGCCGCAACCGGTCCGCCATGAACGAGATCACCACCGAGAACCTCGGTGAATGCGTCCGGGCCGTTTCCTTCGCCGCCGAGGCTCCGTTCGTCACCGTGGATCCGCAATGCCAGTACCTGGTCGAGGCCTTGAAGGAACTGACTTGGTACTACGTCATCGACCGGCCGTCATTGGCGGTGATGCAAGAAGGGCAGAAGCACATCATCCAGTCGCTCTACGATCGGCTCAGCGACTGCTTGTCCGAGTCACCGAAGAGTCCGCGGCTGCCCATTCAGCTTCGGTCACTCTATCGAGATCTGGGCCACGATGAAGAATTCACGGCTTTCTCCGGCGGTTCAGACGTCCGGCGGGCACGCGCCGTCGTCGACTACATCTGTGTGTTGACCGAAGCGCAAGCCGTCGATCTGGACGAGCGGCTCTCCGGCCGATCGCACAGCTCGATGTTCGGAGCCTGGTTCAGCTGA